TCAGTCCGCAGTTCGAAGCGCGACAGTTCCTCATCAAAACTTAAATAAACCGGACGTTTCTCAGTCACCGCGAGCAGTCGGGCGTCGCGAAAACTCTGCAACAGCACCTCCGTTGGTGATTGGCGCTGCACACCTTCAATCGCATTGTCAACGTTAACCACAAACAACCCCACTCCGAGCAGCAGAATGGCCAACACCATCAACAACTCAATGATCGTAAATCCAGGCACTTCCTGCCGGAATGCCGCCTCGCGAGGGTTACGCATGATCGAGCTGGCGCCCATCCACCACCACATCAATCGGACTTTTGCCAATTTCCGATGTCATCCTCCGTATTCAGGATCGTATCCGGTCCCGCCGAACGGATATCATAAGCGTCCGGATTCTGAACACCGGGAAAGCGATAGTCATAGGGCGTCTTCCAAGGGTCCAGCGGAATGCTGTCCACATACGGTCCTTTCCACAGGTGCTGCCGTTCGGCAGGTGCTTTCAGCAACGCCTCCAGTCCCTGATCTGTGGTCGGGTAGCTTCCCATATCAATGCGG
Above is a window of Puniceicoccaceae bacterium DNA encoding:
- the gspG gene encoding type II secretion system major pseudopilin GspG yields the protein MMNKRTPASVRRLSGNSHGFTIIELVLVIALLGLLAGFVIVKLGGVLGDAEVKAAEFQVNQTFKGPLLKYRIDMGSYPTTDQGLEALLKAPAERQHLWKGPYVDSIPLDPWKTPYDYRFPGVQNPDAYDIRSAGPDTILNTEDDIGNWQKSD